The Deltaproteobacteria bacterium IMCC39524 region TGAGTGGACAGTACCCCCGTAACCGTGGATGATTGTAAACTTGGGGTGGTCGCTGAGACATCACTCGATGTGCTGCTATCACCACCGCCACCACCACCGCAAGCGGTGAGAAAAAAACCTGTTGAAATCACGAAAATGAATAAGGCAAGCCGTTTCATGGATTCTTGGTACACAATTCAATCTCCTTTTATGTGGATTTTTTTATAAATCAACTTTGTAGCTGCTTAACTTACTGTTCTTAAACATGATTCCAGACTGTCAGACATTTCCTGATGGTCTAGAGCGTAAGTTAAATGAAGAGAAAAGCAGAAATCTTTTGTCCTCGATTTCTAAGCCCCACGCCCCCCTCTTCATATGATCTTCTGGAGCCCCTGCTGAAGAAGCAGGATCGCCACCTTGGAGAGTTGACTACGACTGATCATTTCCAGTTCCTGACGCCTTTCCACGTCCGACATCTGATGCCATTTGCGAATCGGTTTCTTTTCATACCATTCGTTGTCCATCATTAATCTTCCTTCTGTCATCTGGCCAACTGGCCGATGTGCTTGAGCGCTGTAAAAAGTTCTTTGGTGCCGCAGATGTAATGAATTTGACATTTTGGGCAGATAATCGCTCTGCCGACTTTCAGGTCGTATGTGTCGTAGGTAAAAGATTGTATGCAACTTGGGCACACGAAATTAACTTGTAGTGCAGAGTGTCTCTGGTGGCTATTCATCAACGACCTCATGGCTGTTTGTGGTTAGCAGAAAGAGTGGTTTTTTTGCCAGGGGGATTGCTTTCGCTTTGTTTGGTTTCCGGAACGATTTCGGACCATAAATATCGCATGTGAATAGAGATGAAACAATCCACTGAAGGTGCTTTTTTTTAAAGAAATTGGTTAAACTTTTTTACCTACTTTGGTTTCAAAACAGTTTATATGCGAACAGAACTTGTCTCCTTTTTTGGAGTATTTGCAACATGTAACAACTGTTCAACTGTTTAAAACCTGCTTGAACTGTTAAAAAGGTGAACGGGTAATCTAATTCGATCCTTGCGGGCCTTTCCTGTTTGTCAGGACCAGTAAGAATTTCATATTTGGGCAATTCAAAAGCACAAAAACAATGCTGGAGGATAAACAGTAAATATCCTTTCGCAAGGTTCAAGTTTGTGAAAAAGACTTGCAGAATCAACTTTGACTTACTAGCTGCGAAGACATATCCCAACCCCCTGATTCTTTTGCGACAGAAAAGAATCAAAGACACATGTCTAATATTTGGATCTGCTATTATGTTCCTCAATTCTGAGTATACTTCACATTAAACATGCATCTTCTTTGACAACGCATAAAGCACCCATAGGCAAAGGAGCACAGATGATGCTGGAGAAAATAAAAACCGTCAGGATCGAAATTGTCCTAAGTGCTGCGGAACTGGAGACTGCTCTCTGATTTGTTTGACTTGGCCGCCAAGGAAGGCACATGAGCTATTCTGCCTTAATGACAGATCTTTACGAATTAACCATGCTTGCTGGTTACTATGAAAACGGCATGCACGAAAAACAGGCCAGCTTTGATCTTTTCTTCCGAAAGCTTCCGTTCAACGGTAGCTACGCCGTCTTCGCAGGTCTCGAACCGGCCCTGCGTTATTTAGAGCAGCTTGCGTTCAGCGATGATGATATCGCATACCTTAAGAGTCTTGGTATTTTCCGATCAAACTTTCTTGACTACCTTCGTAACTTTCACTTCTGCGGCAACATCACGGCACCGGATGAAGGAACAATTGTTTTTGGCAATGAACCGCTATTGACCGTTGAGGGTTCACTGGCAGAAGCCCAGCTTGTAGAAACAGCCCTTCTTAATGTCATCAACTTTCAAACCCTGATTGCTACCAAAGCAGCGCGTGTCAAGCAGGCCGTAAAGGAAGGCAAGGTTGTCGAATTTGGCATGCGGCGTGCGCACGGTCCTGACGGAGCTTTGAGTGTAGCGCGAGCTTCTTTCATCGGTGGGGTCCGCAGTACGAGTAATGTTTTGGCAGGCCAAGTTTACGGCATCCCGGTTAAGGGAACCCATGCGCACAGTTGGGTTATGGCTTTTGACGATGAGCTGAAGGCTTTTCGGGCTTATGCCGAGGCATTTCCCAACCAAACAATCCTCCTGGTTGACACCTATGACACCCTCACAAGTGGTATCCCCAATGCGATAACAGTGGCCAAAGAACTTCGTGAAAGGGGACATGAGCTGAAAGGTATCAGGCTCGACTCGGGAGACTTGGCTTATCTCAGCAAAGAAGCAAGGCGTATGTTTGATGATGAAGGTTTTCCCGACGTCAAAATTGTTGCTTCCAATGAACTGGACGAGTACGTGATAGATTCTATTCGCAACGAGGGCGGGCGTGTTGACATTTATGGCGTTGGGACCAACCTGGCCACCGCAGGCGGAGAAGGTGGTGGAGCCCTGGGTGGTATCTACAAATTGGTCCGCTACGATGGGAAACCGCGACTCAAAGTAACCTCGGATATCACTAAGGCCACCCTTCCCGACCGTAAGAAAATTCTTCGGTTACTGAACGAGACTGGAAACTTTGTTCAGGATGTCATTTGCCTGGAGGATGAGAATCTTGAGGAGGGCGACACGGTCTATGATCCCACAAACCCAGGCCGCTGCGATAAAGTTCCTGATCGCGTCAGCTGCCAAGACATAAGACATGTTTTTATGAACGGGGGAGACATAGTTAATGTCCTGCCAACTTTGGCGTCCAGCGCCGACCTTTGTGCTGAGCAGTTAAGAAAATTGCCCCATGGGGCGGTGAGTCTCCATAATCCCCATCGTTACAAAGTCTCGATCAGCTCCGGGCTACAAGCTCTGCGC contains the following coding sequences:
- a CDS encoding nicotinate phosphoribosyltransferase gives rise to the protein MSYSALMTDLYELTMLAGYYENGMHEKQASFDLFFRKLPFNGSYAVFAGLEPALRYLEQLAFSDDDIAYLKSLGIFRSNFLDYLRNFHFCGNITAPDEGTIVFGNEPLLTVEGSLAEAQLVETALLNVINFQTLIATKAARVKQAVKEGKVVEFGMRRAHGPDGALSVARASFIGGVRSTSNVLAGQVYGIPVKGTHAHSWVMAFDDELKAFRAYAEAFPNQTILLVDTYDTLTSGIPNAITVAKELRERGHELKGIRLDSGDLAYLSKEARRMFDDEGFPDVKIVASNELDEYVIDSIRNEGGRVDIYGVGTNLATAGGEGGGALGGIYKLVRYDGKPRLKVTSDITKATLPDRKKILRLLNETGNFVQDVICLEDENLEEGDTVYDPTNPGRCDKVPDRVSCQDIRHVFMNGGDIVNVLPTLASSADLCAEQLRKLPHGAVSLHNPHRYKVSISSGLQALRDQLMAGFKTYRGKAIQT